In a genomic window of Amblyomma americanum isolate KBUSLIRL-KWMA chromosome 4, ASM5285725v1, whole genome shotgun sequence:
- the LOC144129247 gene encoding uncharacterized protein LOC144129247 isoform X1: MEIRVSQDRHRQSSREKRGLRPRETAVMLFGADSMDMKSGPGRRVVQAGTLSMAPGGNGLGPLGMAGLLPGPECAGCQKPIRERFLLKALDQLWHEDCLKCACCDCRLGEVGSTLFTKANLILCKRDYLRLFGTTGLCSACNKTIPAFEMVMRARGNVYHLECFACQHCNHRFCVGDRFYLFDNKILCEYDYDERLSFQNVPFPGHNPNNQQQQQQQQNANNASTPGAGGGAGGGVGNHQGNNTGSNSNSGASGATTNNSGHPPVGTPPGGAGGPNSNSSNANSLQRLKRHTLDSLPVQDDASSGYGSPDSMLSDGK, from the exons GTATCTCAGGACAGACATCGGCAGTCTTCTAGAGAAAAGCGCGGGCTGCGGCCCAGAGAAACAGCGGTCATGCTCTTCGGCGCAG ATTCCATGGATATGAAGTCCGGTCCCGGAAGGCGGGTTGTCCAGGCTGGTACCCTAAGCATGGCACCGGGTGGCAACGGGTTGGGACCACTGGGCATGGCCGGTTTGCTGCCGGGTCCCGAGTGCGCGGGCTGCCAGAAGCCCATCCGCGAGCGGTTCCTGCTCAAGGCGCTGGACCAGCTGTGGCACGAGGACTGCCTCAAGTGCGCCTGCTGCGACTGCCGCCTCGGGGAGGTGGGCTCCACGCTCTTCACCAAGGCCAACCTCATACTCTGCAAGAGGGACTACCTCAG GCTCTTCGGCACCACGGGTCTCTGCTCGGCGTGCAACAAAACGATACCGGCCTTTGAGATGGTCATGAGGGCCCGCGGAAACGTCTACCACTTGGAGTGCTTCGCCTGCCAGCACTGCAACCACAG GTTCTGCGTGGGCGACCGCTTCTACTTGTTCGACAACAAGATCCTGTGCGAGTATGACTACGACGAGCGGCTGTCCTTCCAGAACGTCCCATTCCCGGGCCACAACCCCAAcaaccaacagcagcagcaacagcagcagaatgCCAACAACGCATCCACCCCCGGGGCGGGGGGCGGTGCAGGCGGCGGTGTCGGTAACCACCAGGGGAACAACACGGGCAGCAACAGCAATAGCGGGGCCAGCGGCGCGACGACAAACAACTCCGGTCACCCGCCCGTCGGCACACCTCCCGGCGGCGCTGGCGGCcccaacagcaacagcagcaacgccAACAGCCTGCAGCGACTCAAGAGACACACGCTAGACAGCCTTCCCGTGCAGGACGACGCGTCCAGTGGCTACGGCAGCCCCGACTCCATGCTCAGTGACGGCAAGTGA
- the LOC144129247 gene encoding uncharacterized protein LOC144129247 isoform X3, with translation MLFGADSMDMKSGPGRRVVQAGTLSMAPGGNGLGPLGMAGLLPGPECAGCQKPIRERFLLKALDQLWHEDCLKCACCDCRLGEVGSTLFTKANLILCKRDYLRLFGTTGLCSACNKTIPAFEMVMRARGNVYHLECFACQHCNHRFCVGDRFYLFDNKILCEYDYDERLSFQNVPFPGHNPNNQQQQQQQQNANNASTPGAGGGAGGGVGNHQGNNTGSNSNSGASGATTNNSGHPPVGTPPGGAGGPNSNSSNANSLQRLKRHTLDSLPVQDDASSGYGSPDSMLSDGK, from the exons ATGCTCTTCGGCGCAG ATTCCATGGATATGAAGTCCGGTCCCGGAAGGCGGGTTGTCCAGGCTGGTACCCTAAGCATGGCACCGGGTGGCAACGGGTTGGGACCACTGGGCATGGCCGGTTTGCTGCCGGGTCCCGAGTGCGCGGGCTGCCAGAAGCCCATCCGCGAGCGGTTCCTGCTCAAGGCGCTGGACCAGCTGTGGCACGAGGACTGCCTCAAGTGCGCCTGCTGCGACTGCCGCCTCGGGGAGGTGGGCTCCACGCTCTTCACCAAGGCCAACCTCATACTCTGCAAGAGGGACTACCTCAG GCTCTTCGGCACCACGGGTCTCTGCTCGGCGTGCAACAAAACGATACCGGCCTTTGAGATGGTCATGAGGGCCCGCGGAAACGTCTACCACTTGGAGTGCTTCGCCTGCCAGCACTGCAACCACAG GTTCTGCGTGGGCGACCGCTTCTACTTGTTCGACAACAAGATCCTGTGCGAGTATGACTACGACGAGCGGCTGTCCTTCCAGAACGTCCCATTCCCGGGCCACAACCCCAAcaaccaacagcagcagcaacagcagcagaatgCCAACAACGCATCCACCCCCGGGGCGGGGGGCGGTGCAGGCGGCGGTGTCGGTAACCACCAGGGGAACAACACGGGCAGCAACAGCAATAGCGGGGCCAGCGGCGCGACGACAAACAACTCCGGTCACCCGCCCGTCGGCACACCTCCCGGCGGCGCTGGCGGCcccaacagcaacagcagcaacgccAACAGCCTGCAGCGACTCAAGAGACACACGCTAGACAGCCTTCCCGTGCAGGACGACGCGTCCAGTGGCTACGGCAGCCCCGACTCCATGCTCAGTGACGGCAAGTGA
- the LOC144129247 gene encoding uncharacterized protein LOC144129247 isoform X2 translates to MLLPPSPAAYSMDMKSGPGRRVVQAGTLSMAPGGNGLGPLGMAGLLPGPECAGCQKPIRERFLLKALDQLWHEDCLKCACCDCRLGEVGSTLFTKANLILCKRDYLRLFGTTGLCSACNKTIPAFEMVMRARGNVYHLECFACQHCNHRFCVGDRFYLFDNKILCEYDYDERLSFQNVPFPGHNPNNQQQQQQQQNANNASTPGAGGGAGGGVGNHQGNNTGSNSNSGASGATTNNSGHPPVGTPPGGAGGPNSNSSNANSLQRLKRHTLDSLPVQDDASSGYGSPDSMLSDGK, encoded by the exons atgctgctacCTCCTTCTCCAGCTGCGT ATTCCATGGATATGAAGTCCGGTCCCGGAAGGCGGGTTGTCCAGGCTGGTACCCTAAGCATGGCACCGGGTGGCAACGGGTTGGGACCACTGGGCATGGCCGGTTTGCTGCCGGGTCCCGAGTGCGCGGGCTGCCAGAAGCCCATCCGCGAGCGGTTCCTGCTCAAGGCGCTGGACCAGCTGTGGCACGAGGACTGCCTCAAGTGCGCCTGCTGCGACTGCCGCCTCGGGGAGGTGGGCTCCACGCTCTTCACCAAGGCCAACCTCATACTCTGCAAGAGGGACTACCTCAG GCTCTTCGGCACCACGGGTCTCTGCTCGGCGTGCAACAAAACGATACCGGCCTTTGAGATGGTCATGAGGGCCCGCGGAAACGTCTACCACTTGGAGTGCTTCGCCTGCCAGCACTGCAACCACAG GTTCTGCGTGGGCGACCGCTTCTACTTGTTCGACAACAAGATCCTGTGCGAGTATGACTACGACGAGCGGCTGTCCTTCCAGAACGTCCCATTCCCGGGCCACAACCCCAAcaaccaacagcagcagcaacagcagcagaatgCCAACAACGCATCCACCCCCGGGGCGGGGGGCGGTGCAGGCGGCGGTGTCGGTAACCACCAGGGGAACAACACGGGCAGCAACAGCAATAGCGGGGCCAGCGGCGCGACGACAAACAACTCCGGTCACCCGCCCGTCGGCACACCTCCCGGCGGCGCTGGCGGCcccaacagcaacagcagcaacgccAACAGCCTGCAGCGACTCAAGAGACACACGCTAGACAGCCTTCCCGTGCAGGACGACGCGTCCAGTGGCTACGGCAGCCCCGACTCCATGCTCAGTGACGGCAAGTGA